A genomic window from Agrobacterium tumefaciens includes:
- a CDS encoding amidohydrolase family protein has product MHDLLLRNIRPMAGDTCDIMIRQGKIAGFGKFEAEPGMSVEDGNGAILAPGLIDAHTHLDKTTWGMPWHENNRAAILRGRIDFERENRSQIGIDPHRQSMRHAIGLAANGGTHIRSHVDIDPTHGLKLVEGIWETREKLKGIIDIEVVAFPQSGVMVMPGTVELLDEALKQGCEVLGGIDPCGIDRDPKGQLDILFELAVRHGVPIDIHLHEAADLGAFTMELIFERIRANGMEGKVAISHAFALGMNDYLRVGKLIDEIARLDVAILTTGAPSANVPSIMRLKEAGVRVGGGCDGIRDTWGPWGQPDMLDRAKIIGMKNGLRSDIELAHVLHVVSQGGADVMGLKDYGLEVGCAADFTLLTGETLAHAVVDIAPRPLVVKGGRVTARGGKAVVEAP; this is encoded by the coding sequence ATGCACGATCTTCTGCTCCGCAACATCAGGCCCATGGCGGGTGACACCTGCGACATCATGATAAGGCAGGGAAAGATTGCCGGTTTTGGAAAGTTCGAGGCCGAACCCGGCATGTCGGTCGAGGATGGCAACGGCGCAATCCTTGCGCCCGGCCTGATCGACGCCCACACCCATCTCGACAAGACGACCTGGGGAATGCCCTGGCATGAGAACAACCGTGCCGCAATCCTGCGCGGGCGGATCGATTTCGAGCGCGAGAACCGCAGCCAGATCGGCATCGATCCGCACCGCCAGTCCATGCGCCACGCCATCGGTCTTGCCGCAAACGGCGGCACGCATATTCGCAGCCACGTGGATATCGATCCGACCCATGGCCTGAAGCTTGTCGAAGGCATATGGGAAACGCGCGAGAAGCTGAAAGGCATCATCGACATCGAGGTCGTTGCCTTCCCGCAGTCCGGCGTCATGGTCATGCCCGGCACGGTGGAACTGCTGGATGAGGCGCTGAAACAGGGCTGTGAAGTCCTCGGCGGCATCGATCCCTGCGGCATCGATCGCGATCCGAAGGGCCAGCTCGATATCCTGTTTGAACTCGCGGTCAGGCACGGCGTGCCGATCGACATTCATCTGCATGAGGCTGCCGATCTCGGCGCCTTCACCATGGAGCTGATTTTCGAGCGCATCCGCGCCAACGGCATGGAAGGCAAGGTCGCCATCAGCCACGCCTTTGCGCTCGGCATGAATGACTATCTCCGGGTCGGCAAGCTGATCGATGAGATCGCCCGGCTCGATGTGGCGATCCTGACGACGGGCGCGCCCTCGGCAAATGTGCCGTCTATCATGCGCCTGAAGGAAGCCGGTGTGCGTGTCGGCGGCGGCTGTGACGGCATTCGCGATACCTGGGGTCCGTGGGGTCAGCCGGATATGCTCGACCGTGCCAAGATCATCGGCATGAAGAACGGTCTGCGCTCGGATATCGAGCTTGCCCACGTCCTGCATGTCGTCTCGCAGGGCGGCGCCGATGTCATGGGCCTCAAGGATTACGGTCTTGAGGTTGGCTGCGCCGCCGATTTCACGCTGCTGACCGGCGAGACATTGGCCCATGCCGTTGTCGATATCGCGCCAAGGCCGCTGGTCGTGAAGGGCGGGCGTGTCACCGCCAGAGGCGGCAAGGCCGTGGTGGAGGCACCTTGA
- a CDS encoding ABC transporter permease, whose translation MATDLPQTAKPARPSLIKRIRNSDLYWSFSHSRSAKISALILAILILAAIFAPLIAPQNPYDGASLDMWKAELPPVWQEGGEWPYLLGTDTQGRDMLSAILYGTRISIVIGVASVALSLVIGMTAGLVAGYFGGFSDNLLMRIGDITLSIPTILVAILVSTVVRQMLPDSLREVGASAVLILAIALSAWVQYARTVRAQAIVETGKDYVQAAKLIGVPARRIMANHILPNTLTPIMVAATLNFGMAILTEATLSFLGIGMPPSQPSLGTLIRIGNQFLFSGSWWIVLFPVFQLCLLVVTVNLLGDWLRDALNPKLR comes from the coding sequence ATGGCCACAGACCTTCCGCAAACGGCAAAACCTGCCCGCCCGTCGCTCATCAAGCGCATACGCAACAGCGATCTCTACTGGTCGTTCAGCCACAGCAGATCGGCGAAGATCAGCGCGCTAATCCTGGCAATCCTCATCCTTGCCGCCATTTTCGCGCCGCTGATCGCACCGCAGAACCCCTATGACGGCGCTTCGCTCGACATGTGGAAGGCTGAACTGCCGCCGGTGTGGCAGGAGGGTGGGGAATGGCCCTATCTGCTTGGCACGGATACGCAGGGGCGCGACATGCTCTCCGCCATCCTTTACGGCACGCGCATATCCATCGTCATCGGTGTCGCCTCCGTGGCGCTGTCTCTGGTCATCGGCATGACCGCCGGTCTGGTTGCCGGATATTTCGGCGGTTTTTCCGATAATCTCCTGATGCGCATCGGCGATATCACGCTTTCCATCCCGACAATTCTGGTGGCCATCCTCGTCTCCACGGTCGTCAGGCAGATGCTGCCGGACAGTCTTCGAGAGGTGGGCGCCTCCGCCGTGCTCATTCTCGCCATCGCGCTTTCCGCCTGGGTGCAATATGCGCGCACCGTGCGTGCGCAGGCGATTGTGGAGACCGGCAAGGATTATGTGCAGGCGGCCAAGCTCATCGGCGTTCCCGCGCGCCGCATCATGGCCAACCATATTCTGCCCAATACGCTGACGCCGATCATGGTTGCCGCCACGCTGAATTTCGGCATGGCGATCCTGACTGAGGCGACCCTGTCGTTCCTCGGCATCGGCATGCCGCCCAGCCAGCCGTCGCTTGGAACACTGATCCGCATCGGCAACCAGTTCCTGTTTTCCGGCTCCTGGTGGATCGTATTGTTTCCCGTTTTCCAACTCTGCCTGCTCGTCGTCACCGTCAACCTTCTGGGTGACTGGCTGCGCGATGCGCTCAATCCGAAACTGAGGTGA
- a CDS encoding ABC transporter permease, which produces MLVFIIKRMGNAILVMLSVALIAFLIFRLAGDPVELMVGEQTSQEDRAALRERLGLNDSLPTQYLRFVKDAAQGNFGVSYRNGQQVLPLIAERFPATLELVLVATVLSLVVGLPLGVLTAIRRGKWYTEGLQFLSIVGVSLPSFVVGILLILVFSVSLGWAPAFGRGDVVQLGWWSTGLLTSSGRAALILPAIALSLYQITLVMRLVRAEMLEVLRSDFVKFARARGIPRWRIYFRHALRNCLMPVVTLTTMNVGSLIAFALITETVFQWSGMGMLFIQAVTFLDIPVMAAYLCIISFIFVVLNTFVDIAYAVIDPRLRTAR; this is translated from the coding sequence ATGCTGGTTTTCATCATCAAGCGTATGGGAAATGCCATTCTGGTCATGCTTTCCGTCGCGCTTATTGCATTTCTCATTTTCAGGCTGGCGGGAGATCCTGTCGAGCTGATGGTGGGGGAGCAGACATCGCAGGAAGATCGCGCCGCTTTGCGTGAGCGGCTCGGCCTCAACGACAGTCTGCCGACGCAATATTTGCGGTTCGTCAAAGACGCGGCCCAGGGCAATTTCGGCGTTTCCTATCGCAACGGCCAGCAGGTGCTGCCGCTGATAGCGGAAAGGTTTCCGGCAACGCTGGAGCTTGTTCTGGTGGCCACCGTCCTTTCACTCGTCGTTGGCCTGCCGCTTGGGGTGCTGACGGCGATCCGGCGCGGAAAATGGTATACGGAGGGCCTGCAGTTCCTGTCGATTGTCGGCGTCTCGCTGCCGAGCTTCGTTGTCGGCATTCTGCTTATCCTCGTCTTTTCGGTGTCGCTTGGCTGGGCGCCGGCCTTCGGCCGAGGGGATGTCGTGCAGCTTGGCTGGTGGTCCACGGGCCTGCTTACCTCGTCGGGGCGTGCAGCGCTCATTCTGCCTGCCATTGCGCTCTCGCTTTACCAGATCACGCTGGTCATGCGTCTGGTCCGCGCCGAAATGCTGGAGGTGCTGCGGTCCGATTTCGTCAAGTTCGCCCGTGCCCGTGGCATTCCCCGCTGGCGCATCTATTTCCGCCATGCGCTGCGCAACTGTCTGATGCCTGTCGTGACGCTGACGACGATGAATGTCGGTTCGCTCATCGCCTTTGCGCTCATCACCGAGACGGTGTTTCAGTGGTCGGGCATGGGCATGCTGTTCATACAGGCGGTGACGTTTCTCGATATCCCCGTCATGGCGGCCTATCTCTGCATCATTTCCTTCATCTTCGTTGTCCTCAACACGTTCGTCGACATTGCCTATGCGGTGATCGATCCGCGTCTGCGCACCGCGCGCTAA
- a CDS encoding ABC transporter substrate-binding protein, giving the protein MSRMRSFVLAALAAAAIAVPASAETLRWAGRADLYSLDPYSVPSTSNLAFLNHIYEGLVRYGPDFKIEPALATEWKLVDGKTWRFTLRKGVKFHDGADFTADDVVASFTRASDATSPLRGNIPVFAGVKKVDDYTVDLDVTAPTSLFLNDITNIFIFNAKWLKDNNSEKPTDFASKVDGYTTMHTNGTGPFKLESRVPDSKTVLVANEAWWDQKKHNLDRIEFVPIASAATRVAALLSGEIDLIDSAPIQDLPRLESSPNITVKKRTELRTLFIGFNRREKLEDGKPNPFNDLRVRQAFELSIDRDLINKKVMRGLARPSGSLIAPEISGYAKSLDTFQPADPAQAQKLLADAGMKNLAFTYTCMNDESINEEDICSGVANMLKRGGFQPTIDIAPRSVQSPKRNGGKADVFNLSWANEPTLDAFSFLSQILSTRKGAMGVSNYGGWSNPEIDKLVDQAAQEQDNTKRLALEEAALKIAKDEAMLVPLHQQPIAWAMLGKVKSVDFRADNKPRHWLTQLDK; this is encoded by the coding sequence ATGTCCCGAATGAGAAGTTTCGTCCTGGCCGCTCTGGCGGCGGCCGCCATTGCCGTTCCCGCAAGCGCGGAAACCCTGCGTTGGGCCGGCCGCGCCGACCTTTATTCGCTCGATCCATATTCGGTGCCGTCCACCTCCAACCTCGCCTTTCTCAATCATATCTATGAGGGGCTTGTCCGTTACGGACCCGACTTCAAGATCGAGCCGGCTCTTGCGACGGAATGGAAGCTTGTTGATGGAAAGACCTGGCGTTTCACCCTGCGCAAGGGCGTGAAATTCCATGATGGCGCTGATTTCACCGCTGACGATGTCGTCGCGTCCTTCACGCGCGCCTCGGATGCCACTTCGCCGCTGCGCGGCAATATTCCGGTTTTTGCGGGCGTGAAGAAGGTCGATGATTATACCGTCGATCTCGACGTCACCGCGCCCACCTCGCTCTTCCTCAACGACATCACCAATATCTTCATCTTCAACGCCAAGTGGCTGAAGGATAACAATAGCGAGAAGCCGACCGATTTCGCCTCCAAGGTCGATGGCTATACGACGATGCACACCAACGGCACCGGGCCCTTCAAGCTTGAAAGCCGCGTGCCCGATAGCAAGACGGTTCTTGTCGCCAATGAGGCCTGGTGGGATCAGAAAAAACACAATCTCGACCGCATCGAATTCGTGCCGATCGCCTCTGCTGCCACCCGTGTCGCAGCTTTGCTCTCCGGTGAAATCGACCTGATCGATTCCGCACCGATCCAGGATTTGCCGCGGCTTGAATCCTCGCCCAATATCACGGTGAAGAAGCGCACCGAGTTGCGCACGCTGTTCATCGGCTTCAACCGCCGCGAAAAGCTGGAGGACGGCAAGCCGAACCCCTTTAACGATCTTCGTGTTCGCCAGGCATTCGAACTGTCGATCGATCGCGATCTCATCAATAAGAAGGTCATGCGCGGCCTTGCAAGGCCATCCGGCTCGCTCATCGCGCCTGAAATTTCGGGTTACGCCAAGTCGCTCGATACATTCCAGCCCGCCGATCCGGCACAGGCGCAGAAGCTTCTTGCCGATGCCGGCATGAAGAACCTCGCTTTCACCTATACCTGCATGAATGATGAGAGCATCAACGAGGAAGATATCTGCTCGGGCGTCGCCAACATGCTGAAGCGTGGCGGTTTCCAGCCGACGATCGATATAGCGCCGCGCTCCGTGCAGTCTCCGAAGCGTAATGGCGGCAAGGCGGATGTCTTCAACCTCAGCTGGGCGAACGAACCGACGCTCGATGCCTTCTCCTTCCTGTCGCAGATCCTCTCCACCCGAAAGGGCGCAATGGGCGTCTCCAACTATGGCGGCTGGTCGAACCCCGAGATCGACAAGCTGGTGGACCAGGCAGCGCAGGAGCAGGACAATACCAAACGTCTTGCCCTAGAAGAGGCGGCCTTGAAAATCGCCAAGGATGAGGCGATGCTTGTGCCGCTGCACCAGCAGCCGATTGCATGGGCGATGCTTGGCAAGGTCAAGAGCGTCGATTTCCGCGCCGACAACAAGCCGCGCCACTGGCTGACACAACTCGACAAATAA
- a CDS encoding amidohydrolase family protein, with protein MGNFLLLHGTMVTVDRERRIIEDCGLAIKDDRIVDIGTAEELAPRHTDKQVIDCRGKLIIPGLIDAHGHAGHALIRSIAADTNAMWMKVVTPTYYHYVTRDYWYADGLVSGIERLRAGVTTGASIITSMPRADDPVFAINHARAYDEIGIREIICVGPSGLPWPHPVTRWESGSPERRNISFEEMIEGSEATIEALNGTADGRISVFLTPFTIVPSVEPSNASSPDQAVKLTDNDRMQARRIRETARKMGVRLHSDAFAGQIRMAFQDKENALLGPDIHLQHCWGISHDEIDILAETGTRVTHAPPGRATPIMEMMSKGIRVAITTDGAAPSRHFDMLQTARMAQFTQHLLHNHDRYLLPPGKIFEMITIDAAHAIGMEDEIGSLEIGKKADIAIIDMRKPHLMPMWMPVHRLVHQVLGSDVDTVFVDGKMLMENGRVLTTDVDAAISFGQEEALALAARAGLEAHMHDPGWGRLLRTFEEPVHPPLPPDPAFGR; from the coding sequence ATGGGGAATTTTCTGCTGCTGCACGGCACGATGGTGACCGTGGACCGTGAGCGACGCATCATCGAGGATTGCGGCCTTGCCATAAAGGACGACCGGATTGTTGACATCGGCACGGCGGAGGAACTGGCGCCACGCCACACCGACAAGCAGGTGATAGACTGTCGGGGAAAACTGATCATTCCCGGCCTCATCGATGCCCATGGCCATGCCGGGCACGCCTTGATCCGCAGCATTGCCGCCGACACCAATGCGATGTGGATGAAGGTGGTGACGCCGACCTATTACCACTATGTCACGCGCGACTACTGGTATGCGGACGGCCTTGTCTCCGGCATTGAGCGGCTGCGAGCCGGTGTCACCACCGGCGCCAGTATCATCACCTCGATGCCACGCGCCGACGACCCTGTCTTTGCCATCAACCACGCCCGCGCCTATGACGAGATCGGGATTCGCGAAATCATCTGTGTGGGACCTTCCGGCCTGCCCTGGCCGCACCCGGTGACCCGATGGGAAAGCGGCTCTCCGGAGCGCCGCAACATCAGCTTCGAGGAGATGATCGAGGGCAGCGAAGCCACGATAGAGGCCCTCAATGGAACGGCTGATGGACGCATCAGCGTCTTCCTGACACCCTTCACCATCGTTCCTTCCGTCGAGCCCTCCAACGCTTCAAGCCCCGACCAGGCGGTGAAACTGACGGATAATGACCGCATGCAGGCCCGCCGGATACGTGAGACCGCCCGCAAAATGGGCGTCCGGCTGCATTCGGACGCATTTGCGGGACAAATCCGCATGGCCTTTCAGGACAAGGAAAATGCGCTGCTTGGCCCCGATATCCACCTTCAGCACTGCTGGGGCATTTCGCATGACGAGATTGACATTCTAGCGGAAACCGGCACACGCGTGACCCATGCCCCGCCGGGCCGCGCGACGCCGATCATGGAAATGATGTCCAAGGGAATTCGTGTCGCCATCACCACCGATGGCGCCGCACCCAGCCGTCACTTCGACATGCTGCAGACCGCCCGCATGGCGCAATTCACGCAGCACCTGCTGCACAATCACGATCGTTACCTGCTGCCACCCGGCAAGATATTCGAAATGATCACCATCGACGCCGCCCACGCCATCGGCATGGAGGATGAAATCGGTTCACTGGAAATCGGCAAAAAGGCCGATATCGCCATCATCGACATGCGTAAACCGCATCTGATGCCGATGTGGATGCCGGTACACCGTCTGGTACATCAGGTGCTCGGAAGCGACGTCGACACCGTTTTCGTCGATGGCAAGATGCTGATGGAAAACGGCCGCGTTCTGACGACGGATGTCGATGCTGCCATCTCCTTTGGGCAGGAAGAAGCACTGGCCCTCGCCGCCCGCGCCGGTCTTGAAGCGCATATGCACGATCCGGGTTGGGGACGCCTGTTGCGGACCTTCGAGGAACCGGTCCACCCGCCCCTGCCACCCGATCCGGCGTTCGGTCGGTAA
- a CDS encoding porin, whose translation MNIKSLLIGSAAALAAVSGAQAADAIVAAEPEPMEYVRVCDAFGTGFFYIPGTETCLKFQGYVRFQTDFGRDKTGTSDWDSFTRAQFEIDTRTDTDLGALRGFIGLRGNADTGSAAASTTSGSGDKGSAVFVDQAFIELGGLKVGKFYSWWDDSLSGETDELASNALFNSIRYTYDAGSFWAGASVDELEGISVGSYNERDNNIGVALGAGAKFDSVTLQLIGGYDTDRENGSVRLIATAGVGPGTLGLSGVWASGANAYYNVSEWAVAAEYAIKATDKLKITPGFQYYGSYGLVSWDEFSNNDAWKAGLTVDYKITDGLTTKLTANYLDVDNKPEAWTGFVRLQRSF comes from the coding sequence ATGAACATCAAGAGCCTTCTTATCGGCTCCGCTGCCGCTCTCGCAGCAGTATCCGGCGCACAGGCCGCTGACGCTATCGTCGCTGCCGAGCCCGAGCCCATGGAATATGTTCGCGTTTGCGACGCTTTCGGCACCGGCTTCTTCTACATCCCCGGCACCGAAACCTGCCTGAAGTTTCAGGGTTATGTCCGTTTCCAGACCGACTTCGGTCGTGACAAGACCGGCACCTCTGACTGGGATTCGTTCACACGCGCCCAGTTTGAAATTGACACCCGCACCGATACCGACCTCGGTGCCCTGCGTGGCTTCATTGGCCTCCGTGGCAATGCTGACACGGGTTCTGCCGCTGCGTCCACCACGTCTGGCTCGGGCGACAAGGGTTCTGCAGTTTTCGTTGACCAGGCTTTCATCGAACTCGGCGGCCTGAAGGTTGGTAAGTTCTACAGCTGGTGGGACGATAGCCTCTCTGGCGAAACGGACGAACTGGCTTCCAACGCTCTGTTCAACTCCATTCGTTACACCTACGACGCCGGTTCCTTCTGGGCAGGCGCTTCGGTTGACGAACTCGAAGGCATCTCCGTTGGCTCTTACAACGAGCGCGACAACAATATCGGTGTTGCTCTCGGCGCTGGTGCAAAGTTCGACAGCGTAACCCTGCAGCTCATCGGCGGCTACGACACCGATCGCGAAAACGGCTCCGTCCGCCTGATCGCAACGGCTGGCGTTGGTCCCGGCACTCTTGGCCTGTCCGGTGTTTGGGCCTCCGGCGCAAACGCTTATTACAATGTCTCCGAGTGGGCAGTTGCTGCGGAATACGCCATCAAGGCTACCGACAAGCTTAAGATCACCCCCGGTTTCCAGTACTACGGCAGCTACGGCCTCGTTTCCTGGGATGAGTTCTCCAACAACGACGCCTGGAAGGCTGGTCTGACTGTTGATTACAAGATCACGGATGGCCTCACCACGAAGCTCACCGCCAACTACCTCGACGTCGACAACAAGCCTGAGGCTTGGACCGGCTTCGTTCGCCTGCAGCGTTCGTTCTAA
- a CDS encoding EAL domain-containing protein: MSRKKRDASPSAPPETARTANPSDRHTLLEAMIDHVPDFIYAKDLEGRFLFANRAIVTENGFDTVEELIGLTDSDIHGDAARLAGIPDTEARVMRTGEPDLGYEERAMRGDIDRWLMMSRVPLKDKAGKIIGVVGASRDITQKKASERLLQAQARILEMIVAAARIEDFLEEFVKAIENLATGLACAVRVFDAAAGEPSVYASPALAPHEGLTAHISTVDDPGDLDCPADHIAFSFDIPASEGMAHGFVWCMLAARKPDAALVEFIGAAARMAGLAIDRKRAAEHIAFLADHDMLTRLPNRRFLDTRLPEILAAAAKANRRVGIGFLDLDNFKQINDTLGHSIGDALLSRTAERIARSLKRNDLVLRVGGDEFVIILEKQKDDFESRLQRIRATVSQPLRIGNYDIKVTCSIGMAFFPEHGETTAEIVAAADLAMYEAKHNGRDGIATFTPRMADDLRKKFTRIEELRKAVERDEFVLHFQPQVHLQTGCISGVEALVRWQHPSEGLLGPAEFIGLAEETGLIVELGETILRKACRQAQAWAAVGLSPVKMAVNISPRQFQSGLVEQIRSALTETGLAPSLLEIEITETLIIQDVETSVRIMRAIKQMGVSLALDDFGIGYSCLGMLKTFPLSCMKIDRSFLTHLPEKTKDSAIVSIMIQLAGSLDIDVIAEGVETAEQAAFLRTAGCPYGQGYYFSRPVQADVIGDMLGNMTRFLTGLSSDSI, encoded by the coding sequence ATGTCGCGAAAGAAGCGCGACGCGAGCCCTTCCGCTCCTCCTGAAACCGCCAGAACCGCCAACCCCTCCGACCGGCACACGCTCTTGGAAGCGATGATCGATCATGTGCCGGATTTCATCTATGCCAAGGATCTGGAGGGGCGTTTCCTTTTTGCCAACCGTGCGATCGTTACCGAGAATGGTTTCGACACCGTCGAAGAGCTGATCGGGCTGACCGATTCCGATATTCATGGCGATGCGGCGCGGCTTGCCGGCATTCCCGATACCGAGGCGCGGGTGATGCGCACTGGAGAGCCCGATCTCGGTTATGAGGAACGCGCCATGCGCGGTGATATCGACCGCTGGCTGATGATGTCGCGCGTGCCTTTAAAGGACAAGGCTGGCAAGATCATCGGCGTGGTTGGCGCTTCCCGCGATATAACTCAGAAAAAGGCCTCGGAAAGGCTGCTTCAGGCGCAGGCGCGTATTCTCGAAATGATCGTTGCTGCCGCGCGTATCGAGGATTTTCTTGAGGAATTCGTCAAGGCGATCGAAAATCTCGCCACCGGGCTGGCCTGCGCGGTGCGGGTATTCGATGCGGCGGCGGGTGAGCCCTCCGTCTATGCTTCGCCGGCGCTCGCGCCTCATGAAGGCCTGACGGCACATATTTCCACCGTCGACGATCCCGGTGATCTCGACTGTCCGGCGGATCATATTGCTTTCAGTTTCGATATTCCCGCCAGCGAAGGCATGGCCCACGGTTTTGTGTGGTGCATGCTGGCCGCCCGCAAGCCGGATGCGGCCCTCGTGGAATTTATCGGTGCCGCTGCGCGCATGGCGGGTCTCGCAATCGACCGCAAGCGGGCGGCGGAGCATATTGCCTTTCTGGCAGATCACGACATGCTGACCCGGCTGCCCAACCGGCGGTTTCTGGATACGAGACTGCCGGAAATATTGGCCGCGGCCGCAAAGGCAAACCGAAGGGTTGGCATCGGCTTTCTCGATCTCGATAATTTCAAGCAGATCAACGACACGCTGGGCCACAGCATTGGCGATGCTCTCTTGTCCAGAACCGCCGAGCGTATCGCGCGCAGCCTCAAGCGTAACGATCTTGTGCTGCGGGTGGGCGGCGATGAATTCGTCATCATTCTGGAAAAGCAGAAGGACGATTTCGAAAGCCGGCTACAGCGCATCCGGGCGACGGTCTCGCAGCCGCTGCGCATCGGCAATTACGATATCAAGGTCACATGCAGCATCGGCATGGCGTTCTTCCCGGAGCATGGGGAAACCACGGCGGAAATCGTCGCGGCAGCCGATCTTGCCATGTATGAGGCCAAACATAATGGTCGCGATGGCATCGCCACCTTCACGCCGCGCATGGCGGATGATCTGCGCAAGAAATTCACCCGCATAGAGGAATTGCGCAAGGCGGTGGAGAGGGATGAGTTCGTCTTGCATTTCCAGCCGCAGGTCCATCTTCAGACCGGTTGCATCAGCGGTGTGGAGGCGCTGGTGCGCTGGCAGCATCCCTCAGAAGGTCTGCTGGGACCTGCGGAATTCATCGGTCTTGCGGAAGAAACCGGCCTCATCGTGGAGCTGGGGGAAACCATTCTGAGAAAAGCCTGCCGGCAGGCGCAGGCCTGGGCGGCTGTGGGCCTCTCACCCGTGAAGATGGCAGTCAATATTTCGCCGAGGCAGTTCCAGAGCGGGCTTGTCGAGCAGATCAGATCGGCGCTGACGGAAACCGGCCTTGCACCATCCCTCCTGGAAATCGAAATCACCGAGACGCTCATCATTCAGGATGTGGAAACATCTGTCAGGATCATGCGCGCCATCAAGCAGATGGGTGTCAGCCTCGCGCTGGATGATTTTGGCATTGGCTATTCCTGCCTCGGCATGCTCAAGACCTTCCCCTTGTCCTGCATGAAGATTGACCGCTCGTTCCTCACCCATCTGCCGGAAAAAACCAAGGACAGCGCCATCGTCTCCATCATGATCCAGCTTGCCGGGTCTCTCGATATCGATGTCATTGCCGAGGGTGTGGAAACGGCTGAACAGGCGGCATTTCTGCGCACCGCCGGCTGTCCCTATGGGCAGGGTTATTATTTCAGCCGGCCGGTGCAGGCGGACGTGATCGGTGACATGCTGGGAAACATGACGAGGTTTCTCACGGGATTGTCCAGCGACTCGATATAG
- a CDS encoding 2-hydroxyacid dehydrogenase, producing the protein MTTEIVQLCPLIPALEEELAQRFTVHRLFEAADKAAFLADKGASIRGVVTGGHIGLPADIGAALPNLEIVAINGVGFDKVDLTDAKRRGFRVSNTPDVLTADVADLALGLVLAQARKLPQADQHVRTGQWLKGDMGLSTRVAGRRYGIFGLGRIGQAIAKRLEGFDARISYTARNRRDVAYDYYDSIEALAANCDVLIIAAAATAETRHIVNADVLKALGPQGVLVNVARGSLVDEKALVEALSNGTIGGAALDVFEDEPRVPEALFAFDNVTLAPHVGSGTHQTRRAMADLVLANLDAHFAGKDLPTPVV; encoded by the coding sequence ATGACCACTGAAATCGTGCAATTGTGCCCGCTCATCCCGGCACTGGAAGAAGAACTCGCGCAGCGCTTCACCGTGCATCGCCTGTTCGAGGCTGCTGACAAGGCGGCGTTCCTTGCTGACAAGGGTGCTTCAATCCGCGGCGTCGTCACCGGCGGCCATATCGGCCTGCCGGCGGATATTGGTGCCGCACTTCCCAATCTTGAAATTGTCGCCATCAACGGCGTCGGTTTCGACAAGGTGGATCTGACTGACGCCAAACGACGCGGTTTCCGCGTCTCCAATACGCCTGACGTGCTGACAGCCGATGTCGCCGACCTCGCGCTCGGCCTCGTTCTGGCACAGGCGCGCAAGCTGCCGCAGGCCGACCAGCATGTGCGCACCGGCCAATGGCTGAAGGGTGATATGGGGCTTTCCACCCGCGTCGCCGGCCGCCGTTACGGCATATTCGGCCTCGGCCGCATCGGCCAGGCAATCGCAAAGCGGCTCGAGGGTTTCGATGCGCGTATCTCCTACACCGCCAGAAACCGCCGCGATGTTGCCTATGATTATTACGACAGCATCGAGGCGCTGGCCGCCAATTGCGATGTGCTGATCATTGCCGCCGCCGCCACCGCCGAAACACGCCATATCGTCAATGCGGATGTGCTGAAGGCGCTCGGTCCCCAGGGTGTGCTCGTCAATGTGGCGCGCGGTTCGCTGGTGGATGAGAAGGCGCTGGTTGAGGCGCTTTCAAACGGCACGATCGGCGGCGCGGCGCTCGATGTCTTCGAAGACGAGCCGCGTGTGCCGGAAGCACTTTTCGCTTTTGATAATGTCACGCTCGCGCCGCATGTCGGCAGCGGCACGCACCAGACGCGGCGCGCCATGGCAGATCTCGTTCTTGCCAATCTTGACGCGCATTTCGCCGGCAAGGACCTGCCGACACCGGTGGTGTGA